Part of the Mangifera indica cultivar Alphonso chromosome 4, CATAS_Mindica_2.1, whole genome shotgun sequence genome, CTAGTGATTGCTACAATATCCCATAATTCCCACTAGTGGAACTAAAagttagataatattataaattagtttaacaGCCATCAAAATTGAGAGTTGGgcttattagaaaattttggtcTGAATAGCAATTTCTGTTCCATCAGTCTCTTTCTAATAAGCATTTATGCTGACAAGTCCTGGTATCTTTTTCCTGAACATCCTTTTCTTTTGGCCCAAATAATTTACAGAAAATGGGGTTCAGATGCTTGCTAGAATAATTCTCTTGCTCTGCAGGACAATTCTGGTTTGATGACTGAATAGGTACAAGACGGGAGACATGGATGTTCAGCAAGCTGAACCCGAATTGTAGCCTAAAAAGCACCTAAGACAATCTCGGGAGATGATCAACCAATTGATATTAGACGAGTCAGATGAGCTGGATGAGAATGACGATGAGCTACGTTTGGAAAGCTATGAGGAACAAAAGCCAGTGGAAAGTAGGTTAAACTGCTAAATTCATCAGTATAGATAAGAATCTGACCCCAATAAGTTTcgtaaatttacttaaaaatagaGACTAAATCCTTGTATGATGGCTGCTAATGGAGATGATTGAGGTATAATGTGTTTACATATTGCAATTCGTggtctctttctttctttcttttttcctggTATGCAGTACTAGAGTAATAATTTAGCATAAATTGATGTCAGGCAgtgccttttttatttttaaatatttaaccaGAATTCCCAAGTACAGGTCTTTAATATTTGGTGTTATGACTGGGGCATCTGATGCTCCACTATATTCCCAAGTACGGGTTTTCCCCTGAACAACTGGTAACCCTTGGCTAATTTAGGCTAATTATTTGACATAACATCAAGCAGAACTATGTTCAACTTCTGTCTCAATCTCACAACTAGGGGTGTAAACGAACCAGGCTCGGCTCAAGATCCAGTTCCTATTGGTCCATTCAGTGTGCTGGCAAACTCATGGCTTAGCTCAAGTAACATATCAATAGACCTCTAAAAGTTTCAAATCATGTACTTTCACTCTAATATCTTATCTATTAACTTTGAACAAGAGGATAATGGATAATATATAAGTTAGAGGggtgttaatataattttttgagcaGGGCTCACATCAGTCATTCCATTCCAGAGCTTGAGCCAAAAGCTTCCTTGTTCGGCAAGCTCAAGCTTTGTCTTAACTTAATCAAACTGAGCTCGATTACATTACTCGACTGGATTACACCCTACTAATTCTCCAAAAAGTTAGCTACATAAAACTATAACATTCACTGTCCTTTCAACTATGCAGAAACGTCACTCTCATCGTATGATTACTCACATAGCCCTATCATAATGAATTGATGACCAAATTAGACATTTTCAATACCATTACAAGGCAAGCAATTAGATCATCCTTTCCCCAAACAAATGaaacagaaaaagagaaaacacaTGTAGAAACAGCacaaaacaacaacaataacagGATGCAGGCAACACGattattatactaaattaaGGCCATCAAAAATCATTCTAGTTACAGTCAAGACAGTTTCAATGTTTTGTAAAATCCTTTCATACGAAGATCACATTCAAAGTCATAGAAACCCAATCAGATGCCAAAATCAACCTACTTCTTACCAGGCTTTTTCTTTGAACTAACACCCACCTGCGGTTTGGGATGCTTTTCAGCTTCACTTGGATCCAGCCACTTGAGAGAGTGGCGCTTGAAGAAAGGCCAATTAGGGACAGTGATCAATGTGGTGAGAACCACCCCACCTGCATATATCAACATCATCATCTGAAATGATCCCAACACATAACCAGTAACAAATGCCACAACTGCAGACGCCAACAGCATTATCTGCATCAAGTGCTCCGCTAATTTTTGCCCTTGCCAATCCATCTGCAATAAGGACAACATATAAGCTTAATCAGAAAATTGAACCCTAAATTGTGAATTGCAATAGAAAATTATGAGACCATCTaagagaaaaacagaaaacaataataaatatgaatttggaTATTAATATATGAAGATTTGAAACGAAAACCCTAATCTCTGTTTGGCTACTTAGAAAATGATgtaaaa contains:
- the LOC123213229 gene encoding probable signal peptidase complex subunit 1, which codes for MDWQGQKLAEHLMQIMLLASAVVAFVTGYVLGSFQMMMLIYAGGVVLTTLITVPNWPFFKRHSLKWLDPSEAEKHPKPQVGVSSKKKPGKK